The proteins below are encoded in one region of Tachypleus tridentatus isolate NWPU-2018 chromosome 4, ASM421037v1, whole genome shotgun sequence:
- the LOC143249091 gene encoding chondroitin sulfate proteoglycan 4-like isoform X1: MDYLRFFHLKKLNVGFQSCKSLNIPMTYWGIYQTSCTKVILKVSEDNQDWHLLETHRLSITLLLSKRTCSLAPSTKFFTMASLTGIFILCWLQLYSLVNVVRTASFYGASYVFVPIQDASSDTDIFFRFKTHRAEALLFLAAGPPDYCLLTLQGGEIKVRINLGSGEEVLTSVPGLKLNDLLWHEIEIQRLSAELTLRVDGIHTTYLDIKGRFFELNIKSGIFVGGIDGFDKLFLGNFQNFRGCLDELFFNDNDILRLAAHSENRQSAYGITWDCSEEFEATSHQPISFIQEESFVALPAVSARNGGSVSFDVKTQSRIAILFYNSGNPSKTDFLAIEIISGKVTLSVNEGNGVVMLTSDEMVNNGLWHHVEAQFSPTYVELTVNGESKNIRPSLGKNMFFDLTDYLYVGGVEPNKKSRALQHGLHSILSGGIHSSLAGCLKNIKINNQVKGHREIEISHGIRPDCVWQYPCLQNPCIQEAECFQEGLNSFRCMCDKPVCVRSNFTSGYKLFTKSSLPIDLEILSLNPLEVAEGGNDLLTPEHIKVVLDYQKYGVRESGVLFHIVEPPEHGSLEIEIWRKIADNIFTLLDLFTDKVRYTHDGSENHSDKFVIELEFQAQNYRLPPFLEERHRFVFHIKISPVNDPPKLKVSSDNVLRLAKYTKMPLTSDILNTEDPDNKPSSLLYSVLNIGTKDEGYLENVKDPGNFVTTFTQEDIINKQIYYVHRGPRTSRIALRLSDGIETGQTFVLRVETFDLMLSLVNNTGIILPLNSYTIITPNNLTFATNSPDQDLEIRYDITRLPQHGSIQKRRNKGRWRTVNHFTQKQINKGKIRYIHTLGKPSRDELKFSISCLDIKVPTIYDFHVQFIAVSLIEVNNKELVLDKITHNVLISDNLYYQTSPVPTDENEIHYTILSIPLYGHLYLTTDDTQLLNLQVGSEFTQEDIKKKFIEYGLVRKSYSIINDSFQFQVACIGIVSKVQIFSIKHLPVDTGAVINVEKLQVIEGDHVEISKRFLFMTIPNEEIIIYNVTTQPQHGILRLMNTALTAVERDYPTSFTNEDIEDKRLFYIHDDSEHIEDKIHFTAFPEDSDSDFVYYGTVHIEVKMKNDNPPVRTIDKIFYVKINGERKLTSQYLKYQDLDIDSKPIDIQYTRRGIPNGALFHVDSPDTEIFQFNQEDLNKEKIIFRHNGAHYGKAVLWITDGQFYATGNLKIRASDPFINVTTNTGLIVQRGDIELITLKNLSVETNVGSSLDDVMFKIISRPKHGEILIRGSVVNQFKHKDLDLQYLEYENDNSQSYSDSFQFLAFVEDVSVGGTFNIQVFPESYWEPLRVLSNRTIHVDEGKTVVIDPASLNIAHININPTNITYVITTDPQMGFIKITNKSPGEGTTTNKTSTRSFTQSMINEGHIEYVQTKSNVSFDHFTFDVTNGITTISGLQFTISILSNIILLKTGNITVAEGEVAPLTFEVVNVANPYYNDWLSEYLVTEGPQHGHLTNINVPESKIIKFTSFQLKNGLIQYVHDGTEAMKDWFTVVAKAKSLNKESTPSTIHVVVTPVNDETPHLINNTGLEVWEGSLATITNQHLAAGDDDSEAEDIMFEIFTPSNGYVSYKNDTKLPIRSFTQDDINRGLVVFVHTGETTGGFRIQVSDGVNKGSPHVFTVTARELKLVLQVNKKLSVLPGTQQSITRAHLLVTTNDKESNRDILYYVRKKPENGRILLGNPDGALSPVTQFTQSQIDKNMVLYDHAKPMVGFTTNDTVILDIDTEYAEILKNVVFTIEISVDNLGIGNPEGKIQLNSLNVIEGGQCSIGPEHIDLSQLLTLWKSKKKEHLVGKLEITVEYLPSHGWLSLKNRNITKTINVWFNKTDIRDRLLKYHHDNSDTFSDEFTLGFYLVSNENFPNIFLYNDTLYVNVSYVNDQPFELITKTPKLNVVRGQKILITREILFAKDSDGVPEDIIYEIISNATNGFLSKMDHENNIIQNFTQDDIDRNLVYFVHDGSKRPGTFHFRVSDGKHKPIYKAFNIHVVPLSLTLVNKTILQLLQGDTTVSIRPQNLGAATNGDPNAVLYHVTKAPKYGRIFIRENIVTQFKQSDISKGLVLYMQLDMTVSRDQFVVEVIYGDNILSDHIINVTVVPLLKQGHFNVYSGEYALLTLDVLDASKLAEQTNSNPIYSVTNQPKYGYLQKLPVSRFKRQTDVVETFTHEDIIHKVIIYKSKDADIQSSISDEVEFMLSAPATQPAHGKFVVFLHPKDQSSTVQPTNVSLTGIVELTQRPTLDKNEKEENVHTPQISDDHILIIGLVVGILLLAIIIMLILKCYITKRRSKGVERGHSVIKQLGSHATQAGLNDGHLSSNGSASISDELPPPPVPPTSPSSPGSRCSSVTPKRVAMTGRSKNIDSDPPLPPPPPPPYELDGSEWTEVSSTVPTCKVTPLGHPDRPDVNETALNASYSIVDPLELSENEDWNQYDNNDIRYGTSNNPVLRKNQYWV; the protein is encoded by the exons atggactatctgcgcttttTTCACCTCAAAAAATTGAACGTTGGATTTCAGAGTTGTAAATCCCTAAACATACCGATGACCTACTGGGGAATTTACCAAACCAGCTGTACAAAAGTCATATTGAaag TTTCCGAAGATAACCAGGATTGGCACCTCCTCGAAACACACAGATTGTCTATTACATTGTTACTGAGTAAAAGAACATGTTCACTGGCACCTTCTACTAAGTTCTTCACAATGGCTTCGTTAACCGGAATCTTTATTCTCTGTTGGTTACAATTATATTCATTGGTGAATGTTGTCAGAACAG CTTCTTTCTACGGTGCTAGCTACGTGTTTGTGCCAATTCAAGATGCTTCTAGTGACACTGATATCTTCTTCAGATTCAAGACCCATCGTGCTGAAGCTCTACTCTTCCTAGCTGCTGGACCTCCAGACTATTGCTTGCTTACTCTTCAAGGTGGTGAAATAAAG GTTCGCATCAACCTTGGATCTGGAGAAGAAGTTTTGACGTCAGTTCCTGGTCTAAAGCTGAATGACCTCTTATGGCATGAAATTGAAATACAAAGACTCTCTGCGGAGCTAACTTTAAGAGTTGACGGTATTCACACTACTTATCTTGACATAAAAGGACGTTTTTTTGAACTGAACATTAAGTCTGGAATTTTTGTTGGTGGTATTGATGGTTTCGACAAGTTATTTTTaggtaattttcaaaattttcgtGGGTGTTTAGATGAGTTGTTCTTCAATGACAACGATATTTTAAGACTTGCTGCCCACTCTGAAAACAGGCAAAGTGCTTATGGCATTACGTGGGACTGTAGTGAAGAATTCGAGGCTACTTCACATCAACCTATAAGTTTTATCCAAGAGGAATCTTTTGTTGCTCTTCCAGCTGTGAGTGCCAGGAACGGTGGTTCTGTATCGTTTGACGTGAAAACACAGTCTCGTATAGCTATACTGTTTTATAACTCTGGAAACCCTTCGAAAACAGATTTTTTAGCGATCGAGATTATTTCTGGTAAGGTTACTTTATCTGTTAACGAGGGTAACGGTGTGGTTATGTTAACTTCGGATGAAATGGTTAATAATGGATTGTGGCACCACGTTGAAGCACAGTTTAGCCCAACCTACGTGGAACTCACTGTGAATGGAGAAAGTAAGAATATTAGACCTAGTCTTGGAAAAAATATGTTCTTTGATTTGACTGACTATCTATACGTGGGAGGAGTAGAACCAAATAAAAAGTCTCGGGCTTTACAGCATGGCCTGCATTCTATCTTGTCGGGAGGAATCCACAGCTCTCTAGCTGGGTGTTTGAAGAATATTAAGATCAATAATCAGGTGAAGGGTCACAGAGAAATAGAAATCAGCCATGGGATTCGTCCCGATTGTGTTTGGCAATATCCTTGTCTCCAGAATCCTTGCATCCAAGAAGCAGAATGTTTTCAGGAAGGTTTGAATAGCTTCCGCTGTATGTGTGATAAACCTGTATGTGTGCGTAGTAACTTTACTTCTGGTTACAAGCTCTTCACCAAATCTTCACTTCCCATTGACCTGGAAATACTATCTCTAAATCCACTAGAAGTAGCAGAAGGAGGAAATGATTTGTTAACACCAGAACATATCAAGGTTGTGTTAGATTATCAGAAATATGGAGTGAGAGAATCTGGTGTTTTATTTCACATCGTGGAGCCACCAGAGCACGGAAGTCTAGAAATAGAAATTTGGAGAAAAATAGCAGATAACATTTTCACCCTTTTAGACCTTTTTACCGATAAAGTGCGATACACCCACGATGGATCAGAAAACCATAGCGACAAGTTTGTTATTGAGCTAGAGTTTCAGGCTCAAAATTACCGCTTACCCCCGTTTTTAGAAGAACGTCATAGATTCgtatttcacattaaaatatctCCAGTTAACGATCCTCCTAAATTAAAGGTTTCCTCTGATAATGTGCTTCGACTTGCTAAGTACACTAAGATGCCACTCACTTCAGACATATTAAACACCGAAGATCCGGATAATAAACCCAGTTCTTTACTTTACTCAGTATTAAATATAGGAACGAAAGACGAAGGATATCTTGAAAATGTTAAGGACCCAGGAAATTTTGTTACCACTTTTACTCAAGAAGATATCATCAATAAACAAATTTACTACGTGCACCGAGGTCCACGCACATCGCGAATTGCCCTACGATTGTCTGATGGAATTGAAACAGGGCAAACATTTGTACTTAGAGTAGAAACGTTTGATTTAATGTTGTCACTCGTCAACAACACGGGAATAATATTGCCTTTGAATTCTTACACTATTATCACTCCAAACAACTTAACCTTCGCTACCAACTCACCGGATCAAGACTTGGAGATCAGGTATGACATCACGCGCTTGCCTCAGCACGGGAGCATACAGAAACGACGAAACAAGGGTCGTTGGAGAACAGTCAATCATTTTACCCAGAAGCAGATCAATAAAGGTAAAATTAGATACATACACACTTTAGGAAAGCCTTCTAGGGATGAATTAAAATTTTCTATCTCATGTTTGGACATAAAAGTACCAACAATTTATGATTTTCACGTGCAATTTATTGCCGTGTCTTTAATTGAGGTGAATAATAAAGAACTAGTATTAGATAAAATAACTCACAATGTTCTTATCTCTGATAACCTGTATTACCAAACCTCACCTGTTCCAACAGATGAGAATGAGATTCACTATACTATTCTCTCCATCCCATTGTACGGACATCTTTATCTCACCACAGATGATACACAACTCCTGAATTTACAAGTCGGCTCAGAATTTACTCAAGAAGATATTAAGAAAAAGTTTATAGAATACGGGTTGGTTAGGAAATCTTACTCAATTATTAATGATAGTTTTCAGTTTCAAGTAGCTTGCATTGGGATTGTAAGCAAAGTGCAAATATTCTCAATTAAACATCTCCCAGTTGACACTGGAGCTGTgataaatgttgaaaaattaCAAGTAATTGAAGGTGACCACGTTGAAATAAGCAAACGATTCTTATTTATGACGATACCGAATGAAGAAATCATAATCTACAACGTGACAACACAACCTCAACATGGAATTTTAAGACTAATGAACACTGCTCTGACTGCTGTTGAGAGAGATTATCCAACCTCCTTTACAAACGAGGACATAGAAGATAAACGATTGTTTTACATTCACGACGATTCTGAACATATCGAAGACAAGATACATTTTACTGCCTTCCCAGAAGACTCTGACAGCGATTTTGTATACTATGGAACCGTTCACATTGAAGTCAAAATGAAGAACGATAATCCGCCTGTTCgtaccattgataaaatattttacgttaaaATAAATGGCGAGAGAAAGTTAACTTCCCAATATTTGAAATATCAAGATTTAGACATTGATTCCAAACCCATTGATATTCAATATACACGTAGAGGTATTCCAAATGGAGCTCTTTTCCATGTTGATTCACCTGACACTGAGATTTTTCAATTTAACCAAGAAGatctaaacaaagaaaaaataatcttccgacataatggagctcattatggAAAAGCTGTCCTTTGGATTACTGATGGCCAGTTTTACGCTACAGGAAACTTAAAAATACGAGCGTCAGATCCTTTTATCAATGTTACAACAAATACGGGGTTAATAGTACAAAGAGGAGACATCGAACTTATAACATTGAAAAATCTTAGTGTAGAAACTAATGTTGGTTCTAGCCTTGATGATGTCATGTTTAAGATCATTTCTCGTCCAAAGCATGGAGAAATATTAATTAGAGGAAGTGTCGTAAACCAATTTAAGCATAAAGATTTAGATCTGCAGTACCTGGAATATGAAAATGACAATAGCCAAAGTTACTCCGATTCCTTTCAGTTCCTGGCGTTTGTAGAAGACGTTAGTGTAGGAGGAACTTTCAACATCCAGGTATTTCCAGAAAGTTACTGGGAGCCACTACGTGTTCTAAGCAATAGGACGATCCACGTAGATGAGGGTAAAACTGTAGTAATAGATCCAGCCTCACTTAACATCGCCCACATTAATATAAACCCAACCAACATTACGTATGTCATTACTACGGACCCTCAGATGGGTTTTATTAAGATTACTAATAAAAGCCCTGGCGAGGGAACTACTACAAATAAAACATCTACCAGAAGTTTTACCCAGTCTATGATTAATGAAGGGCACATAGAATATGTACAGACAAAAAGTAATGTGTCTTTTGATCACTTCACGTTTGATGTCACCAATGGAATAACCACCATTTCAGGTCTCCAGTTTACCATCAGTATCTTATCCAACATAATTCTTCTTAAAACAGGAAACATAACAGTTGCAGAAGGCGAAGTTGCTCCTCTGACATTTGAAGTTGTTAATGTAGCCAATCCTTATTATAACGACTGGCTGTCTGAGTACTTGGTAACAGAAGGACCTCAACATGGTCATCTtacaaatattaatgttccagaaagtaaaataattaagtttaccTCTTTCCAGTTGAAGAATGGGTTGATACAATATGTTCATGATGGAACAGAGGCTATGAAAGACTGGTTTACTGTCGTAGCTAAGGCTAAGTCCTTGAACAAAGAAAGCACCCCTAGTACTATTCACGTTGTGGTAACGCCAGTTAATGATGAAACTCCTCATCTAATCAACAATACAGGTCTGGAGGTTTGGGAGGGTTCCTTAGCAACCATCACTAACCAGCACCTCGCAGCTGGGGATGACGATTCTGAAGCTGAAGATATAATGTTTGAGATTTTCACTCCAAGCAATGGTTACGTTTCATATAAAAACGATACCAAATTACCTATCCGAAGTTTCACCCAAGATGACATTAATAGAGGGTTAGTCGTCTTTGTTCACACAG GTGAAACCACTGGTGGATTCCGGATTCAAGTGAGTGACGGAGTGAACAAAGGCTCTCCTCATGTGTTCACAGTTACAGCAAGAGAGCTGAAGCTGGTGTTACAAGTTAACAAAAAGTTGAGCGTACTTCCTGGTACCCAGCAATCAATTACACGAGCTCATCTACTTGTGACAACCAATGACAAAGAATCCAATAGAGATATTCTTTATTATGTACGAAAAAAACCAGAAAATGGGAGAATTCTGTTGGGAAACCCTGATGGTGCTCTGTCTCCCGTGACTCAGTTTACACAGAGTCAAATAGATAAGAATATGGTTTTGTATGACCATGCTAAACCTATGGTAGGTTTTACTACAAATGATACAGTTATTTTGGACATTGATACCGAGTATGCAGAAATACTTAAGAATGTTGTTTTTACTATTGAAATATCAGTAGACAACCTTGGTATCGGAAATCCGGAAGGAAAAATACAACTGAATTCATTGAATGTTATTGAAGGAGGACAGTGTTCCATTGGACCAGAGCACATTGATCTTTCACAACTTTTGACTTtatggaaaagtaaaaaaaaagaacacttaGTGGGTAAACTAGAAATCACAGTAGAATATCTTCCATCCCATGGATGGTTAtcattaaaaaacagaaacattacGAAAACCATTAATGTTTGGTTTAATAAGACTGATATCAGGGACAGACTGCTGAAGTACCACCATGATAATTCTGACACGTTTTCTGATGAGTTCACATTGGGATTTTATTTAGTGAGTAACGagaattttccaaatattttccTCTATAACGATACACTTTATGTGAATGTATCTTACGTAAACGATCAGCCTTTTGAGTTAATCACGAAGACTCCAAAGCTTAACGTTGTTCGAGGCCAAAAGATACTCATCACACGTGAGATTCTCTTCGCTAAAGATTCTGATGGAGTCCCTGAAGATATCATCTATGAAATAATTAGTAATGCTACCAATGGTTTTCTGTCAAAAATGGACCACGAAAATAATATAATCCAAAATTTTACTCAGGATGATATTGACAGGAATTTGGTGTACTTTGTCCACGATGGAAGTAAGAGGCCAGGAACATTTCATTTCAGAGTTAGCGATGGTAAACATAAACCTATCTATAAAGCATTCAATATCCACGTAGTCCCTTTATCTCTGACATTAGTTAACAAAACAATCTTACAACTCCTCCAAGGAGATACAACAGTGTCAATTAGACCTCAAAACTTGGGAGCTGCTACTAATGGTGATCCTAATGCTGTGTTGTACCATGTGACCAAGGCACCCAAGTATGGTAGGATCTTTATTAGAGAAAATATTGTGACACAGTTTAAACAAAGTGACATCAGTAAAGGTTTAGTTCTTTACATGCAGTTAGATATGACAGTTTCCAGGGACCAGTTTGTAGTAGAAGTGATTTATGGAGATAACATCTTATCAGACCACATCATCAATGTTACAGTAGTGCCCTTACTTAAGCAAGGTCATTTTAACGTTTACTCAGGCGAATATGCATTGTTAACCTTAGACGTGTTGGATGCTTCGAAACTGgcagaacaaacaaacagcaatccAATATACTCTGTTACAAATCAACCTAAGTACGGATATTTACAAAAACTTCCAGTATCAAGATTTAAGCGACAAACAGACGTCGTTGAAACGTTTACCCACGAGGATATCATCCACAAAGTAATAATTTACAAGAGTAAGGACGCTGACATTCAAAGTTCAATTTCTGATGAAGTTGAATTCATGTTATCAGCCCCAGCAACACAGCCAGCCCATGGAAAATTTGTCGTGTTTTTACATCCTAAAGACCAGTCGTCGACAGTGCAACCGACCAATGTGTCCTTGACGGGTATAGTTGAATTAACTCAACGCCCGACACTGGACAAgaatgaaaaagaagaaaatgttcACACACCACAGATTAGTGATGATCATATATTAATAATTGGTTTAGTGGTGGGAATTTTGTTGTTGGCAATTATCATAATGTTGATACTGAAGTGCTACATCACAAAACGAAGGTCTAAAGGGGTAGAAAGGGGTCATTCAGTTATCAAACAACTTGGTTCACACGCTACACAGGCAGGTTTGAATGATGGTCATCTTTCCTCTAATGGAAGTGCATCTATATCTGACGAGCTTCCTCCTCCTCCAGTCCCCCCAACGTCTCCGTCCAGCCCAGGAAGCAGGTGTAGTAGCGTCACCCCTAAACGTGTAGCTATGACTGGTAGGTCTAAAAACATAGATTCAGACCCACCATTGCCACCCCCACCTCCACCTCCTTACGAACTTGATGGAAGTGAATGGACAGAAGTGAGTTCCACCGTGCCTACCTGTAAGGTAACACCGCTTGGTCATCCTGACAGACCTGATGTGAACGAGACAGCTTTGAACGCATCTTACAGTATAGTTGATCCTTTAGAACTTAGTGAAAACGAAGACTGGAATCAATATGACAATAATGATATACGCTACGGGACTTCGAATAACCCTGTGTTAAGAAAAAACCAGTATTGGGTGTAA